In Mustela nigripes isolate SB6536 chromosome 12, MUSNIG.SB6536, whole genome shotgun sequence, one DNA window encodes the following:
- the PGBD2 gene encoding piggyBac transposable element-derived protein 2 isoform X1, with protein sequence MASTSSSFTVGSRAGSKSKSTKLLEVLNALEEDESGHSREEIFIAPPDNASGDFTDEDSGDEDGRRGSHLPGSILHAFVVPEDSGTEEEEDLSPATKRQKVMVEPQRIWTKRDIRPDFSSWTASDPHIEDLRSQELSPVGLFELFFDEGTINFIVNETNRYAWQKNVNLGLTAQELKCVLGILILSGYISYPRRRMFWETSPDSHHHLVADAIRRDRFELIFSYLHFADNTELDESDRFAKVRPLIVRMNRNFQKHAPLEEFYSFGESMCEYFGHRGSKQLRAGKPTRLGYKIWCGTTSRGYLVWFEPSQGTLFTKSHRGLDLGGSMVVKFVDALQERGCLPYHIFFNKVFTSVKLMSILRKKGVKATGTVREYKTERCPLKDPKELKKMKKGSFDYKVDESEEIIVCRWHDSSMVNICSNAVGIEPVGLTGHHRGAAKTRTQVHQPSLVKLYQEKVGGVSRMDQNIAKYKVKIRGMKWYSSFIGYIIDAALNNAWQLHGICSHDAQVDLLAFRRYVACVYLESNADMSSQGRRSRRLETESRFDMIGHWIVHQDKRTRCALCHSQTNTRCEKCQKGVHAKCFREYHIR encoded by the coding sequence CAGCTTTACTGTTGGGAGTAGAGCCGGTTCAAAGTCAAAGTCTACAAAGCTGCTGGAGGTCCTGAATGCACTGGAGGAGGATGAGTCTGGCCACAGCCGGGAGGAGATCTTCATTGCGCCTCCAGACAATGCCTCAGGGGACTTCACTGATGAGGACTCTGGTGACGAAGATGGCCGGCGAGGCTCCCACCTGCCAGGCAGCATCCTGCATGCCTTTGTGGTGCCTGAGGATTCTGGcaccgaggaggaggaggacctgTCGCCGGCCACGAAGCGGCAGAAGGTCATGGTGGAGCCTCAGCGTATTTGGACGAAAAGAGATATCCGACCTGACTTCAGCAGTTGGACGGCATCAGATCCTCACATAGAGGATCTCAGAAGCCAGGAACTGAGTCCTGTGGGCCTCTTCGAGTTGTTCTTTGATGAAGGAACAATTAATTTCATTGTTAATGAAACCAATCGTTATGCTTGGCAGAAAAATGTCAACCTTGGGCTCACAGCCCAGGAATTAAAGTGTGTTTTGGGCATTTTGATTTTAAGTGGGTATATATCCTATCCGAGGAGAAGGATGTTTTGGGAAACATCCCCTGATTCACATCATCATCTTGTGGCTGATGCAATAAGAAGGGACAGATTTGAACTGATCTTCTCATACCTGCATTTTGCAGATAACACTGAGCTGGATGAAAGCGACAGGTTTGCCAAAGTCAGGCCTCTCATTGTCCGGATGAATCGCAATTTCCAGAAGCACGCGCCCCTGGAAGAGTTCTACAGCTTCGGAGAGTCCATGTGTGAGTACTTCGGGCACCGGGGATCCAAGCAGCTGCGTGCCGGGAAGCCCACACGGCTAGGCTACAAGATCTGGTGTGGGACAACCAGCAGGGGCTACCTGGTGTGGTTTGAGCCCTCTCAGGGCACGCTGTTCACCAAATCGCACAGGGGCCTGGACCTCGGGGGTAGTATGGTGGTCAAGTTCGTGGACGCGCTGCAAGAGCGTGGCTGTCTGccataccacatattctttaacAAGGTTTTTACAAGTGTCAAACTCATGTCCATTTTGAGGAAAAAGGGGGTGAAGGCCACAGGAACTGTTCGTGAGTACAAGACTGAGCGATGTCCCCTCAAAGATcccaaagaactgaagaaaatgaagaagggcTCATTTGATTATAAAGTTGATGAGAGTGAGGAGATTATCGTGTGCCGCTGGCACGATAGCAGCATGGTCAACATCTGCTCCAATGCCGTGGGCATAGAGCCCGTGGGGCTCACCGGCCACCATAGGGGAGCAGCCAAGACACGGACCCAGGTCCATCAGCCCTCCCTGGTGAAGCTGTACCAGGAGAAGGTGGGGGGTGTTAGTCGGATGGACCAGAACATTGCCAAGTACAAGGTGAAAATCCGTGGCATGAAGTGGTATTCAAGCTTCATCGGCTACATCATCGATGCTGCTCTCAATAATGCCTGGCAGCTGCACGGGATCTGCAGCCACGACGCCCAGGTGGACCTCCTGGCCTTCCGGAGGTACGTGGCCTGTGTGTACCTGGAGAGCAATGCTGACATGTCCTCCCAGGGGCGGCGAAGCAGGCGGCTGGAAACTGAGAGCCGCTTTGACATGATTGGGCACTGGATAGTCCACCAGGACAAGAGGACCCGGTGTGCCCTCTGCCACTCGCAGACCAACACCCGCTGTGAAAAGTGCCAGAAGGGCGTCCACGCCAAGTGCTTCAGGGAGTACCACATCCGGTGA
- the PGBD2 gene encoding piggyBac transposable element-derived protein 2 isoform X2, with translation MASTSSFTVGSRAGSKSKSTKLLEVLNALEEDESGHSREEIFIAPPDNASGDFTDEDSGDEDGRRGSHLPGSILHAFVVPEDSGTEEEEDLSPATKRQKVMVEPQRIWTKRDIRPDFSSWTASDPHIEDLRSQELSPVGLFELFFDEGTINFIVNETNRYAWQKNVNLGLTAQELKCVLGILILSGYISYPRRRMFWETSPDSHHHLVADAIRRDRFELIFSYLHFADNTELDESDRFAKVRPLIVRMNRNFQKHAPLEEFYSFGESMCEYFGHRGSKQLRAGKPTRLGYKIWCGTTSRGYLVWFEPSQGTLFTKSHRGLDLGGSMVVKFVDALQERGCLPYHIFFNKVFTSVKLMSILRKKGVKATGTVREYKTERCPLKDPKELKKMKKGSFDYKVDESEEIIVCRWHDSSMVNICSNAVGIEPVGLTGHHRGAAKTRTQVHQPSLVKLYQEKVGGVSRMDQNIAKYKVKIRGMKWYSSFIGYIIDAALNNAWQLHGICSHDAQVDLLAFRRYVACVYLESNADMSSQGRRSRRLETESRFDMIGHWIVHQDKRTRCALCHSQTNTRCEKCQKGVHAKCFREYHIR, from the coding sequence CTTTACTGTTGGGAGTAGAGCCGGTTCAAAGTCAAAGTCTACAAAGCTGCTGGAGGTCCTGAATGCACTGGAGGAGGATGAGTCTGGCCACAGCCGGGAGGAGATCTTCATTGCGCCTCCAGACAATGCCTCAGGGGACTTCACTGATGAGGACTCTGGTGACGAAGATGGCCGGCGAGGCTCCCACCTGCCAGGCAGCATCCTGCATGCCTTTGTGGTGCCTGAGGATTCTGGcaccgaggaggaggaggacctgTCGCCGGCCACGAAGCGGCAGAAGGTCATGGTGGAGCCTCAGCGTATTTGGACGAAAAGAGATATCCGACCTGACTTCAGCAGTTGGACGGCATCAGATCCTCACATAGAGGATCTCAGAAGCCAGGAACTGAGTCCTGTGGGCCTCTTCGAGTTGTTCTTTGATGAAGGAACAATTAATTTCATTGTTAATGAAACCAATCGTTATGCTTGGCAGAAAAATGTCAACCTTGGGCTCACAGCCCAGGAATTAAAGTGTGTTTTGGGCATTTTGATTTTAAGTGGGTATATATCCTATCCGAGGAGAAGGATGTTTTGGGAAACATCCCCTGATTCACATCATCATCTTGTGGCTGATGCAATAAGAAGGGACAGATTTGAACTGATCTTCTCATACCTGCATTTTGCAGATAACACTGAGCTGGATGAAAGCGACAGGTTTGCCAAAGTCAGGCCTCTCATTGTCCGGATGAATCGCAATTTCCAGAAGCACGCGCCCCTGGAAGAGTTCTACAGCTTCGGAGAGTCCATGTGTGAGTACTTCGGGCACCGGGGATCCAAGCAGCTGCGTGCCGGGAAGCCCACACGGCTAGGCTACAAGATCTGGTGTGGGACAACCAGCAGGGGCTACCTGGTGTGGTTTGAGCCCTCTCAGGGCACGCTGTTCACCAAATCGCACAGGGGCCTGGACCTCGGGGGTAGTATGGTGGTCAAGTTCGTGGACGCGCTGCAAGAGCGTGGCTGTCTGccataccacatattctttaacAAGGTTTTTACAAGTGTCAAACTCATGTCCATTTTGAGGAAAAAGGGGGTGAAGGCCACAGGAACTGTTCGTGAGTACAAGACTGAGCGATGTCCCCTCAAAGATcccaaagaactgaagaaaatgaagaagggcTCATTTGATTATAAAGTTGATGAGAGTGAGGAGATTATCGTGTGCCGCTGGCACGATAGCAGCATGGTCAACATCTGCTCCAATGCCGTGGGCATAGAGCCCGTGGGGCTCACCGGCCACCATAGGGGAGCAGCCAAGACACGGACCCAGGTCCATCAGCCCTCCCTGGTGAAGCTGTACCAGGAGAAGGTGGGGGGTGTTAGTCGGATGGACCAGAACATTGCCAAGTACAAGGTGAAAATCCGTGGCATGAAGTGGTATTCAAGCTTCATCGGCTACATCATCGATGCTGCTCTCAATAATGCCTGGCAGCTGCACGGGATCTGCAGCCACGACGCCCAGGTGGACCTCCTGGCCTTCCGGAGGTACGTGGCCTGTGTGTACCTGGAGAGCAATGCTGACATGTCCTCCCAGGGGCGGCGAAGCAGGCGGCTGGAAACTGAGAGCCGCTTTGACATGATTGGGCACTGGATAGTCCACCAGGACAAGAGGACCCGGTGTGCCCTCTGCCACTCGCAGACCAACACCCGCTGTGAAAAGTGCCAGAAGGGCGTCCACGCCAAGTGCTTCAGGGAGTACCACATCCGGTGA